Sequence from the Deinococcus sedimenti genome:
GCCGTCCTGAAGGCCCAGCAGCGGCACGAGGCCCTCGTCCACCAGCGCCCAGAGGCCCACGCCGAACGCCGCGCCCTTGACGGGATTACCCCGCCCGGCCAGCGCGCCGTACAGGGCGCCGCTGCCGATGCCCATGCCCCAGTGCACCGCCTCGCTGAGGGCCGCGCGGGTCTGCTTGCCGGGCGCGTGCCCCTCAGTCTTCTCGTACGCGACGCGGCCGATGGCGGCGGTGCTGCTCTCGCCAGGCTGGTGCTGCTGCCCGATCACCGAGATGGAATGCTCGTCTGTCTTCGGTTCCTTCTTCCCGCCCTCCTCGTCCTTGCCTTCCACGAGTGGCGCCACGCGCGTCCAGTACTGCCCCATGGCCAGTGTTCCCACGGCCCCCCCGATCAATCCTGCCAGCACACTCCGGTAAGCACTCATGCCGCCCACCGTACCTACGCGCCGCCCCGCGCGACTGGAAGGCAGCTCTCAGGGTGAAGGAAGGCTGCACGGCCCGTCAGCGGAACATGAACGTGGGACCACCCCGGTCCAGAGGTGGCCCCGCGTGCTCACGTCCGTTCAGAGGATCGGGGTGATGTCCCGCTCGGGCAGCCCGCTGCGGTGCGCGTCACGCAGGGCCGCCAGCGCCCGGCCGCGGTGGCTGATGGCGCGCTTCTCGGCGACGGTCAGTTCGGCCAGGGTGCGGGTGTCGCCGTCCGGGACGAACAGCGGGTCGTACCCGAAGCCGTTCGCGCCGCGCGGGCCTTCCAGCAGCGTGCCGTGCAGTTCGCCCCGGTACGTTTCCAGGTGCCCGTCCGGGTAGGCGAGGATCACGACGGACACGAACTTCGCGCGGCGGTTCTTCTCCCCGCGCAGTTTCTCCAGCAGGTACACGTTGCGTTCCACGTCGCTGTCGCGGTTTCCGTACCGGGCGGAGTACACGCCGGGTTCGCCCTGCAGGGCCTCGACCTCGATGCCGCTGTCGTCGGCCAGCGCGGGCCGCCCGGTGATCAGCGCGGCGGCGCAGGCTTTCAGCGCGGCGTTCTCCTCGTAGGTCGCGCCGGTCTCCTCGGGCAGCGGCACGTTCCCCAGCGGACCGAGGGCCCAGCCGGTGCCCTGCAGGGCCTCCTCGATCTCCCGGATCTTGCCGGTGTTGCTGGTCGCCACCACTACGTTCATGCCCGCTTCAGTCGTCACGCCCCGCAGTTTATTGGATCGGGTTCAGCAACCGGATGAAATCCCGGTCAGCTGACCACCCCCACCGACGGGTGGGTTCACCGTCAGGCCCCCGGCCCGACATTCAGTGCGCCGCCGCGACCGCCCGCACCACGTCGTCCTGCACGGCCCGCAGGGTCAGGATCGGGGCTGAGTCGGGACCGTTCATGATCACCGCGAACGCCAGCACGTGCCCGCTGCGACCCGTGACGTACCCGGCCAGGGCACTCACGCCGGGCAGCGTGCCGGTCTTGACCCGCACGTCCAGGCCCGCGCCGCGCAGCCGCAGCGCCATCGTCCCGCCGCGCCCATCGTGCTCGGGGACGTCCTCGCCCGTCCCGGCCTGCGGGAGGGCCTCCGCGAAGGCGTTCCCGCGCGCGCGGTACAGCGCCTCCGGCAGTCCCGCCTTCCCGGGCAGCGGCGCGGGCAGGTCGAACTGGGCGCGCAGCACGTCCACCAGCACGCGCGGGCTCAGGCGGTTCTCGCGGCTCAGGCCGCTGCCGTCACGCAGTTCCACGCCACTGAGGTCGGTGCCGATGCGCCGCAGATACGCCCGTTCGCGCGCCAGCGCCCCGCGCAGCGTGCCGCCCGCACCGTGCGCCAGCGTGCCCAGCAGTTCCTCGGCGCGCAGGTTGTCACTGGGCCGCAGCGTGGCCGCCAGCACCCGGAACGGCGACGTGCTCCGCACGCTGGCGATCCCCTGCTCCGGGCGGGCAGAGGCGGGCGTGACCGGGTCCGGCGGCAGCGCGCGGCCCTGTTCGTCCGTCCGGGCGGGCGGCACCCATGCCTGCCACGGGGCCGCGCGGCCCACGCCCTCCCGCGTGACGCGCACACCCGCCGCGCGCAGCTGCACGATCAGCGCCGCGCCCAGCCGCTCCCGCGCCGCCTGCGCCGATGTCGGCGGGTCGTCCCGCCACTCCGCGAGCCGCAGCGCCGTCATGGGCGACCCCAGCGGCAGCGTCCAGGCGGCCGAGTCGAAGCCCAGGTCGTCCACGCGCACCTCGCCCACCTCACGCAGCCCCCGCGCGTACGCCTGCCGCGCCAGCGCCCGCAGGCTGTACCCCCCCGACACCACACTCAGGGTCGGGTCGCCACTGCCGCGCAACGTCACCGCCTTCACCGACGCCCGGCCCACCTGCACCGCCGGAACCGTCAACTCGGCACTCCACCAGCCCCCGGCCCCACCACGCTCGTCCAGCACGCTGGCAGCCGTCACGACCTTCGTGGTGCTCGCCGGGATCAGCGCCCGGTCCGGCGACTGCGCCTCCAGCACCTCGCGCGTGCGCAGGTCCTGCACCAGCAGCGCCACCTCCACACCCTCCGGCACGCCCCGCAACGCCGCCGCCACCCCCTCACCCAGACCCGGCTCGCGCGACAAGTGCAGCGTCACCGACTCGCCCGCAGTGGGCGCGGCCACCTGCGCCGCCCCGGTCAGACCCAGCAGGACGGCAATCAGGAAGGCGCGGCGCATGCGGCCCAGGATAAGGGCAGAACGTGAGGGCGCCCAGCGGCGGCTACTCGCCGGTGCGGGCGCGGCGTTTCTGGTACGCGCCGGTCAGGAGTTCCGCGACGTACTCGCGGGTGAACGGCATGCCGCTGGCCTCGGCGGCGCTGATCTCCTCGTCGCGGTCGTACGTCAGGCGGACGTACGTGGCGCTGTGGGACGGGCCGTGCGGGTCGAATTCCAGCACCAGGTAGCACGGCAGGGTGGAGTCCAGCGGGTTGCCGACGCTGCCGCAGTTGATCAGGGGGCGGCCCTCGACGTCCAGCATCAGCGCCTCGTGCATGTCGGCGTACACGAGGGCGTCCGCGTGGGCGGTCAGGCCGAACTGCGGGTTCGGCGCGAACGCTTCGAGTTGATCGTGCAGGCTGCTGTGCGGGTAGAGGCGGTGGAAGAGGCCGCGGCTGCTGGCGTGCACGAAACGCCACCAGGCGCCGCTGAACTGTTCCTCGATGCCGTACGGGAGGGCGCCGAGGTACGCGAGCCCTTCGGGGCTGAGTTTGCTGCGCGGCCAGAGGTCCTGTGGGCGGTGCGTGGCTCCGGCGACGCGGGCGTCCCAGTTGCCCTGGATGACGCGCGTGGCGTGCGCCTGCGTCCAGTCCAGCACTTCGCGCGGGCGTGGTCCCTTGCCGACCAGGTCGCCCAGCACCCAGATGTCCGTCAGGCCGCGCCGCTGAATGTCTGCGTGGACCGCGAGGGTGGCCGCCAGGTTGGCGTGCAGGTCCGCGAGAATGGCGAGGCGAATCATGCCCCGGAGTCTAGCCCACCCCCGGGGAACGCCCCGCGCAAACCCGTCAGGCCGTGTCCGCCGTGGTCCTCGCAGGGCGGGCGCTGAACGCCGGGGCGGCGCGTGCCCTTACCCCAGTTCGTGGTACTGGCCGCGGAAGTACACCAGGGGGTCGTCGTCGGTGTAGCGGCTGTACTCGACGAAGCCCATGAACAGGGTGTGGTCGCCGGCTTCGATGACGCGGTCCTTGCGGCACACGAGTTGCGCGACGCTGCCGCCGATGAGGGGCAGGCCCTCGTGTTCGAACCAGGGGACCTGATCTTCGGGGCCGGGGCGTCCGGCGAAGTGGTCGCTGAGGTGGCGTTGCGTGGCGGACAGGACGTTCACGCCGAAGTGCGTCACGTCGTCCTGGAGCAGCAGGGCGTGCATGTGGGCGCGCTGGTCGACGCTGACGAGGATCAGGGGGGGCTGGAGGCTGACGGACACGAAGGCGCTGGCGGTCATGCCGCGCCGCTCGTCCCCCTTGGCGGTGATGATGGTCACGCCGCTCGCGAAGCGGCCCAGCGTCTGACGGAATTCCTGCGGGGAGAGGCCAGAGTCGGTCATGCCGGGAGTGTACCCGGCGGGCTGCCCGGACGGTCCGTCTGCGCGGGACGTCCTTGTGCGGTCAGGGTCTGGTGGGCGGCAGGCTGGGGATGAGCTGCACGGCCCGCACGAGCAGGTCCGGCAGGCGCACCACGCCCCGTTCGGGCACGCGGTCGAGCCAGCGCTGTCCGCTGACGCGAATCTCGACCGGGCCGGGGGTCAGGGTGGCGAAGCCGTAGTAGCCCAGCGCGTCGGTCTGCGTCTGCGCGATGGGCTGGCCGCCCCGAAGGACCTGCACGGTCTGCCCGCCGGGCGTGCCCGCGCCGGTGATGCGGCCCAGCAGGCCGCGCGTGGTGGGGGGCGTCTCGGTCCAGGGGCGGGGGGCGTGCAGGGCGGCGCCGGGGGCGGTCAGGGCGGCCTGCACGGCGCCCAGTCCGGCGGGGGTGGTCTGCCGCTGGCCGTACACGTCGGCGGTGGGCGTGCGGTACGAGTACCCGACCCAGCCGAGGCCCGCCTTGACGCTGCGGGCGGCCTGCGCGGCGGTGACCTGCGGGGCGTTGAGGTACATGGCGGTGCCCGACGCGAGGGCCACGCGCTGCCCGTCGGGGCGGGTCTGCACCTGCTGCGCGAACGCGTTCCAGCGGTCGAACCACGCGCCCTGGGGTGGGGCGGCGTCGCGCTTGTAATTCATGAGGACGTTCAGGTCGATCAGGCCGGTCTGCATCCAGGTGGGCCAGTCCTGCATCACGTCGGTGTACGTGCGGGTCTGGCGGAACGCGGCGGGGTCGGCGGGCGCGTCGCTGTACGTGATGGTGGCGGCGCTGACCCAGGCGTCGGGGCGCACGGCCTTGACCTCCAGCGTGATGCGCCGCACGAGGTTGGTGATCTGCTCGCGTTTCCACGCCTGCCACGCGGCGTCGGTGGGGGCGGGGGTGTCTCTTTTCCCGGTCTCGGCGCGGTAGCGGGCGAGCGTCTTGGGGTCGTAGCCCCACGCGCCGCCGTCCGGGTAGCGGATGCGGTCGAGCTGAATGCCGTCCACGGGGTAGTTCCGCACGAGGCTCACGGCGGCCTGGGTGACGTACTCGGCGGCGTCGGGAATGGCGGCGTCCAGCCACGCGTCCTTGCCTTCCAGCCAGCTGCCGTCGGGGCGGCGGGCCAGCCAGGAGTTGCGGCCCGCGTCGGGGCCGTGGGCGCGCATCAGGTGGTCGGGGCTGGTGTTGGGAACGGTGGTGTTGGCGATGCCGGTCACGCTGATCCACGCGATGACCCGCATGCCGCGCGCGTGCGCCTGCGCGGTGATGGCGTCCAGCGGGTCGAAGCCGGGGGTCAGGTCGGCGTCGCTGATGGCGGGCACGCTGGCCTTGCGGCACAGGCAGTCGGCGCGGCGGATGGCCTGCACGAACAGGGTGTTCACGCCCAGCCGCGCGGCGTCCTGCACGGTCTGCTTCACCTGCGCGGGGGTCTTCAGGCCGGGGCCGAACGCGTCGATCCACAGGCCGCGCAGGGCCGAGCCGGGCTGGCCCGCTGCGGCCTGAGTTGCTGCGGGCTGAGTTGTTACCGACTGAGCTGCTGCGGGTTGCGCCGTTCCGGGCGGAGTCACCGCGCTGCCCGTGGGCGTGGCGGGGGCCGGGGTCGCCGTCTGGGCGGCAGCGGAAGCGGAAACGCCCAGCAGGAGGGGCAGGAGCAGGGCGCGCAGCGGGGGGCGGGGCATGGGTGCCGGGAGGCTAGCGCACCCCACTCCCGGAAGGGTGAGGGGCGGACAGATTCGGACGCGGTGCGTTGTGCCCGGCAGGCCCGCGCTGTGCGGACATGCGTTCACGCCTCCCTTTTGTGTGCCCCGTACACTTGCGGCATGACTTCTGACGTGCAGGGAACGGCGGACATCGGCGTGATCGGACTGGCCGTGATGGGCGAGAACCTCATCCTGAACATGGAAAGCCGGGGCTTCACGGTCGCGGCGTTCAACCGCACGGTCAGCAAGGTGACGGCCTTCACGCAGGGCCGCGCGCAGGGGAAACGCATCCTGGGCGCCGACAGCCTGGAGAGCTTCGTGGCGCTCCTGAAACCGCCGCGCCGCGTGATGCTGATGGTCAAGGCGGGCGCCGCCGTGGACGAGTTCATCGGGCACCTGACGCCGCTGCTGTCCGAGGGGGACATCATCATCGACGGCGGGAACAGCCACCCGGCGGACTCCACGCGCCGCACCCGCGAACTGGCCGAGAAAGGCCTGCTGTTCATCGGGACCGGCGTCTCCGGCGGGGAGGAGGGCGCCCTGACCGGCCCGAGCATCATGCCCGGCGGGAACGAGCAGGCGTGGGAGGCCGTGAAACCCATCTTCCAGGGCATCGCGGCGCGCGTGGCGGACGGCACGCCCTGCTGCGACTGGGTCGGCCCGGACGGCGCGGGGCACTTCGTGAAGATGGTGCACAACGGCATCGAGTACGCCGACATGCAGATGATCGCCGAGAGCTACCAGCTGCTGCGCGCCGCGGGCCTGACCGCCCCCGAGGCCGGGGAGGTCTTCGCCCGCTGGAACGAGGGCGAACTGGACAGTTACCTGATCGAGATCACGGCCGACATCCTGCGCAAGACCGACGACGAGACCGGGCAGCCGCTGGTGGACGTGATCCTGGACGCCGCCGGGCAGAAGGGCACCGGGAAGTGGACGTCGGTCGCGGCGCTGGACGCCGGGAGTCCCGCCGCGACGATCACCGAGGCGGTGTACGCCCGGGCCATGAGTGCCCTGAAGGCCGAGCGCGTGGCGGCCAGCGCGGTCCTGAGCGGCCCGACCTTCGCCGCCCCCGCCGACCGGGACGCGTTCGTGGAGGGTGTCCGCCGGGCGCTGTACGCCAGCAAGATCGCCGCGTACGCGCAGGGCTTCCAGCTGCTGCACCTGAGCGCGCAGGACGCCGGGTGGACGCTGGACTACGGACGGATCGCGCAGATGTGGCGCGGCGGGTGCATCATCCGCGCGGCGTTCCTGGACCGCATCAAGGACGCGTACGACGCGCAACCCGAGCTGCCGAACCTGCTGGTCGCGCCGTACTTCCGGGACGCGGTCCAGGGCGCGCAGGGCGCGTGGCGTGACACCCTGGCGGCCGCCGTGCGCGGGGGCGTGCCCGTCCCGGCGTTCAGCAGCGCCCTGGCGTACTTCGACGGGTACCGCTCGGCGGTGCTGCCCGCGAACCTCATCCAGGCGCAGCGGGATTACTTCGGGGCGCACACCTACGAACGTACGGACCGGGCGCGCGGGGAGTTCTTCCACACGAACTGGACCGGGCGCGGCGGCGAGACGGCCAGCACGACGTACAACGCCTGACCTGCTGCCTGGAGGCGCACGACTGTGCTGTCGGGGGTTGGCCGGGGGGCGGCGCGTGGGCTAGAGTGGGGGGCTGATACCGGTGCAGGGTCCGGTGGCTTCCAGGGAGGTTGTGCATCATGGCAGAACGAGATATTGACAAGCTGCTGTCAATGACCGACAGCAAGTACCGACTGAGCGTCGTGACCGCCAAGCGTGCGCTGCAGCTGCGCAGCGGCGCGCCGAGCGTGCTGCCGGTCGAGCAGCGCGTCCGCACGCGGAATCTGGTCACGCAGGCGATGCGGGAACTGGCGACCGGGAAACTCACGGTCGGCACGAACATGATCGACGAGCAGCGCTTCCATCAGGATTACGTGCGTCAGCGTCAGGCGCAGCTGCAGGCGCAGCTGAACGCCGAACGCGAACGCGAACGGGATTGATTTCCGTTTGACCCGGAAAGCGCCCCCCTGTGGGGCGTTTTTTCGTGCCGTGCGGCGGGCGGTATGGTGTGGGGGATGCTGAGTGCTTTTGCTGTGCTGCTGTGCGTGACCGCGCTGCTGGCGTACCTGAACGACCGGTTCCTGCATTTTCCGACGACGGTGGGGGTGACGCTGGCGGGGGCGCTGGCGAGCATCCTGCTGATCGCGCTGGACGCGCTGGGCCTGCCGGGCCTGCGGGGGTGGGCGGCGGGGGTGCTGCAGACGCTGGACTTCACGAATTTCGTGTTGAACGGGATTCTCAGTGTGCTGCTGTTCGCGGGGGCGCTGAGTCTGGACGCGCGGCAGATGCTGCGGCAACGGCGGAGCATCCTGCTGCTGGCGTTCCTGAGCACGCTGATCAGCACGGCGCTGATCGGGTTCGCGGCGTACGGGGTGTTCGCGCTGGTGGGGCTGGACGTGCCGCTGATGTGGGCGCTGCTGTTCGGCGCGCTGATCAGCCCGACGGACCCGGTGGCGGTGCTGGACCTGCTGAAGCGGGCGCGGGTGCCGGTGAAGATCGAGACGTTGATCGCCGGGGAGAGCCTGTTCAACGACGGGGTGGGCGTGGTGATCTTCCTGGCGCTGGCGGGCGCGGCGGGCCTGGGTGGGCACGGCGCGGAGGTCAGCGCGGCGGGCGTGGCGGGTCTGTTTGCGCAGGAGGCGCTGGGCGGGCTGGCGTTCGGGGCGCTGCTGGGCGGCCTGGGCTTCGTGCTGCTGCGCGGCGTGAAGGAGCACGCCGTGGAGATCCTGCTGACGCTGGCGCTGGTCGTGGGTGGGTACGTGGCGGCCGCCGCGCTGGGCATCAGCGGCCCGCTGGCGATGGTCGTGGCTGGCCTGGTGATCTCGGCGTACAAGCACACGCTGTTCACGCCGAGCACGCAGGAACTCGTGGAAGGCTTCTGGGAGACCATCGATCAGGTGCTGAACATCCTGCTGTTCGCGTTCATCGGTCTGGACGTGCTCCTGACCGAGACGACCGGCGCGCAGATCCTCGCGAGCGTCATCCTGATCGGCGTGGCCCTCGCCGCCCGCTGGATCAGCGTGGCGCTGCCGTTCGCGCTGGTGCGCGCCCGCGAGGGGTACGGGGCGTACACGGTGCGCCTCCTGACCTGGGGCGGGCTGCGCGGCGGGATCGCCATCAGCCTCGCGCTGGGCCTGCCCGACAGCCCGTACCGCACACACGTCGTGACCGTCACGTACGCCATCGTGCTGTTCACCATCGCCGTGCAGGGCCTCACGATCATGCCCATCGTGCGCCGCGCCGTGGAGGCCAAACCCGACGAGGGTTGATAGTCGAAAGTTGATGGTTGATGGATCGGGGCCATCCCCAGTCCATCAACCATCAACCTTCAACCCTCGACTTATTTCTCGACGAGGTAGGCGGTTTCGATCACGTCGGCGGTGCCCATGCGGCCCGGCTCGATGCGGGTGAGGCGGTCGAGCACGTCCAGACCCTCGACGACCTTGCCGAAGACGGTGTGGCGGCCGTCGAGGTGGGGGGTGTCCACGAAGGTGATGAAGAACTGGCTGCCGTTGGTGTTCGGGCCGCGGTTCGCCATGCTCAGGATGCCCTTGCCGCGGTGGCGGTGGTCGTTGGGTTCGTCCTCGAAGTCGTAGCCGGGACCGCCGGCGCCGGTGCCGGTGGGGTCACCGGCCTGCGCCATGAAGCCGTCGATGACGCGGTGGAACTTGATGCCGTCGTAGTAGTGGTGGCGCAGCAGGTACGCGAAGCTGTTCACGGTGACGGGCGCGTCGTCCGCGAACAGTTCGACGACGATGCGGCCCTTGCTGGTTTCCAGCACGGCGCGGTAGCTCTTGCCGGGCTCAATGCCGTCCCCGAGTTCGGGGGCCGCGCCAAAGCGGGTCTGGCGCTCGGCGCTCAGTTCGGGGGTGACGGTGAAGCCATCCTGCTGGTAGTGGTCACTCATGGGGGGCATTGTACCCCCACCCCCGGATCAGCGTCCGGCCTCGACCAGGATCCCCTCGGCCTCGCTCATGCGGACGATGTTCGCCAGCGTGTGGATGGGGACGTTCAGGTCGGCGAGCTTCTCGCGGCCCGACTCGAACTGCTTTTCCACCACGCAGCCGATCCCGAGCAGCTGCGCGCCGCTGGCGTCGATCATGCTCGCCAGGGCGCGCAGCGTGCCGCCCGACGCGAGGAAGTCGTCGATCACGACCACGCGGTCCCCTGCCCCCAGGAACTCGCTGCTGACGAACAGGTCCACCACGCCGCCCTTGGTGCGGCTGACGGACTGCGCGGTGAAGATGGGTTCTTTCATGGTGACGGGTTTCTTCTTGCGGGCGTACACCATCGGCACGCCCAGCACCATGGCGGTGGCGATGGCGGGCGCGATGCCGCTGACCTCGATGGTTACGATCTTGCTGGGGTTCAGGGGCGCGAAGTGCCGCGCAAAGGTCTCCCCCATCTCGCGCGTCAGGTGCGGGAGGAGCTGGTGGTTGACCAGTCCGTCCACCTTGAGAATGCCGCCGGGGAGAATCTCACCCTGCTGCCGAATGGCGTCCACGAGTGCCTGCATGCCCCGGAGTGTACCCGCCGTCTGGCGGATGCCCGGCGGGTCGCCTACGCGGCATGCTGGGGCGCGTGCCTGCCCTGCCTGACCTGACCCCTGCCGAGCTGTCGGCCTTCGCGCAGCAGTTCAGCCTGGAGGGACCCCTGACGCGCCTGCCCAGTGTGGGCATCGTGAACCGCGTGTACCGCGCCCGCCGCGCCGGGCAGGACGTGGTGCTGCGCGTCCCGATGCCCGGCGACGCGGAGGATGCCCTGACCGAGAGTGTCGCCGTGCCCGCAGCGGTCCGGGCCGGGATTCCGACGCCGGAGCTGCTGGTGTTCGACGATTCCCGCGCGGTGCTGGACGCGCCGGTCAGCGTGTACGCCTTCGCGCCGGGCCGCAGCCTGGACGGCCTGGGCTGGGCGCACGGCGACCCGCGCCTGTCCCGCGCGTGGCGGGAGGCGGGCCGCGCCCTGGCCGCCCTGCACGCGGGGGTGACCGATGCGCCCGACCCGCACGGATATCTGGAATCCATCACGCCGCCCGACCCGGCCCGCACCCGCACGCGCGTCCTGACCGCCGAGCGGCTGAGCACCGCCGAGGCCGACTGGGCCACCGGCCTCACCGCGCGCCTCCTGAGCGAGAATCCGCCGCCCGCGCACCCCGCCTTCCTGCACGACGACCTGCACGCCGGGAACCTGATGGTCACCGGGGACGGCGCGGTCACCGCCCTGATCGACTGGGGGGACGCCGGGTGGGGCGACCCGGCCCTGGACCTCAGTTACTCCGGGCCGCTCGCGGTCCCCGACCTGCTCGCCGGATACCACGAAGCCAGCGGGCACGCCGACGACCCGCTGACCCTGCGGGTGCTGGCCTACACGCTGGATAACGCCACCCGGTACCTCACCCGGCAGCCGGAGGCGCACGAGAACGGCGACCTGTGGTACACCCGCCCCGCCACCGCCCTGATGGGGCTCCTGCGCGTCAGCCCGCGCGTCCCGCAGTGGCAGGAGGCGCTGGGGCGGTGAATCCTGCGTCCCTTACAGCTCGTTGACCTCGGGTCTGAAGCCCACCTGCCGGATGAACTCCAGGTACTCGGGGCCGGTCAGAGCCTCGCGTTTGCCGCTCAGGGCGACGAACATCGCTTCCAGGACGTTCGTGGCAAAGTTGCGGCTGCCCATGCGGGGCGTGGTGGTGATCAGGCGTTTCACGCCGCGCGCCTTCATCCACTCGCGGTCGGCTTCGGTGATGGTCTGCGTGAGGATCGTCTTTCCGCTGAGGTCCTGCGGGGCGTAGCGTTTGGCGTAGTGGGTGTCCCCGGCGATCACGTCCGCCCAGGCGTAGTACTTCGTGCCGCTGCCCTGCACGCTGCTCTCCTGCTTGGCGCCCGTGGGGTAGAACCAGTCCTGCGGCAGCTGCGTGATGACGGGCAGCACGAGCTTGGCGACGCGGCGCAGGGCCGTGATGCTGCGCAAGGGCCGGTCGAGATTCAGGCCGAACACGATGTCCCCGAACACGATGTCCGCGTGATGCTCGGCGAGGGCCTCGGCCATGCCGAAGCGGTCCACGGCGGACACCATCAGGACCTTCTGCGTGCGCCAGTTCAGGACCGGGTCGAGTTGCGCGATGGCGTCGCGTTCCAGGGTGTTCTTCAGGCCCGAGCCGTCCAGGACGGGGGTCTGCACGGCGTTCTTCACGAGGGCGCGGACGTTGCGGAAGGTGTAACGCTTTTCGTCCGCGATGACGTACAGGTCCGCGCCGCCCAGCCCGAACGCGTCGACCTTGCCGTCGAGCGCCTGGAACAGCGCCGCCATCTTCTTCGGGTCGCCGTCGGTCCCGAGGCGTTCGATGATGAACGGCTGGCCCAGCACGGTCACCTCTTCGCGGGCGTTGCGGGCGCTGCTGCCCAGGCTGACGCTCACGACGTGCTTGTGCCCGGCAGGGGCGGGCTGCCAGCCCTGGAGGATGTCGGTCATGAGCGGCATTCTACGGGGCCGGACGTGATGCTCAGTTCAGGGGGACGCGCTGCCCGGTACGCGCGGCGTGCAGCAGCGCGTCCAGAACGCGGGCCTGCGCGACGGCGTCGTCCGGCGTGAAGCGCAGGGGCTCCTGGCCGCGCGCGGCGCGCTGGAGGTGCGCGACCATGCGGGCGTAGCCGTTGCCGGGGCCGAGCTGTTCAGTGCGGGTCTGCCCGCCCACCTCCACGCGCAGGGTGGTGGGGTCGTGCGTGTGGCTGTGGAACACGCCGTCCACGTCCAGCGTGCCGCGCGTGCCGATCACGGTCAGGCGCTGGGTGCTGCCGCCCTCGTCCCAGTCGAACCCGCAGTCAAGGCTCGCCAGGGCGTGCGGGTACTCCAGCGTGCCGCTCAGGCCCAGGTCCACCCCGCCGGGCGTCCAGCGGGCAGCCGCGGTCACGGCGGCGGGTTCGCCCAGCAGCAGCCGGATGAGGTTCACGGGGTACGTGCCGACGTCCAGCAACGCCCCGCCGCCCTGGTCGGCGTTCCAGCGGAAGTCGTCCGGGTTGGTCATGTGGAACCCGAACAGGCCCCGCACGGCGCGGATCTCCCCGAGGTCCTGCGTGGCGATCTCGCGCACGCGGTCCACGTGCGGCTGGAAGCGGTACGCGAACGCTTCGAGGTGCAGCCGCCCCGTGTCGCGCGCGGCGTCCGCGAGGGCCTGTGCCTGCGCGGCGTTCAGCGCGACGGGTTTCTCGGTGAGGGCGTGCTTCCCGGCGCGCAGCGCGGCCTCGCTCCAGGGCAG
This genomic interval carries:
- a CDS encoding cation:proton antiporter, with the protein product MLSAFAVLLCVTALLAYLNDRFLHFPTTVGVTLAGALASILLIALDALGLPGLRGWAAGVLQTLDFTNFVLNGILSVLLFAGALSLDARQMLRQRRSILLLAFLSTLISTALIGFAAYGVFALVGLDVPLMWALLFGALISPTDPVAVLDLLKRARVPVKIETLIAGESLFNDGVGVVIFLALAGAAGLGGHGAEVSAAGVAGLFAQEALGGLAFGALLGGLGFVLLRGVKEHAVEILLTLALVVGGYVAAAALGISGPLAMVVAGLVISAYKHTLFTPSTQELVEGFWETIDQVLNILLFAFIGLDVLLTETTGAQILASVILIGVALAARWISVALPFALVRAREGYGAYTVRLLTWGGLRGGIAISLALGLPDSPYRTHVVTVTYAIVLFTIAVQGLTIMPIVRRAVEAKPDEG
- a CDS encoding peptidylprolyl isomerase; amino-acid sequence: MSDHYQQDGFTVTPELSAERQTRFGAAPELGDGIEPGKSYRAVLETSKGRIVVELFADDAPVTVNSFAYLLRHHYYDGIKFHRVIDGFMAQAGDPTGTGAGGPGYDFEDEPNDHRHRGKGILSMANRGPNTNGSQFFITFVDTPHLDGRHTVFGKVVEGLDVLDRLTRIEPGRMGTADVIETAYLVEK
- the xpt gene encoding xanthine phosphoribosyltransferase; translation: MQALVDAIRQQGEILPGGILKVDGLVNHQLLPHLTREMGETFARHFAPLNPSKIVTIEVSGIAPAIATAMVLGVPMVYARKKKPVTMKEPIFTAQSVSRTKGGVVDLFVSSEFLGAGDRVVVIDDFLASGGTLRALASMIDASGAQLLGIGCVVEKQFESGREKLADLNVPIHTLANIVRMSEAEGILVEAGR
- a CDS encoding phosphotransferase family protein, giving the protein MPALPDLTPAELSAFAQQFSLEGPLTRLPSVGIVNRVYRARRAGQDVVLRVPMPGDAEDALTESVAVPAAVRAGIPTPELLVFDDSRAVLDAPVSVYAFAPGRSLDGLGWAHGDPRLSRAWREAGRALAALHAGVTDAPDPHGYLESITPPDPARTRTRVLTAERLSTAEADWATGLTARLLSENPPPAHPAFLHDDLHAGNLMVTGDGAVTALIDWGDAGWGDPALDLSYSGPLAVPDLLAGYHEASGHADDPLTLRVLAYTLDNATRYLTRQPEAHENGDLWYTRPATALMGLLRVSPRVPQWQEALGR
- a CDS encoding quinate 5-dehydrogenase — translated: MTDILQGWQPAPAGHKHVVSVSLGSSARNAREEVTVLGQPFIIERLGTDGDPKKMAALFQALDGKVDAFGLGGADLYVIADEKRYTFRNVRALVKNAVQTPVLDGSGLKNTLERDAIAQLDPVLNWRTQKVLMVSAVDRFGMAEALAEHHADIVFGDIVFGLNLDRPLRSITALRRVAKLVLPVITQLPQDWFYPTGAKQESSVQGSGTKYYAWADVIAGDTHYAKRYAPQDLSGKTILTQTITEADREWMKARGVKRLITTTPRMGSRNFATNVLEAMFVALSGKREALTGPEYLEFIRQVGFRPEVNEL
- a CDS encoding Gfo/Idh/MocA family protein — its product is MTDRPFRWGLLGAARIARALIPAIREAGGEVVGFGARDPHSARAQAFAEEWGVPVLGTYEDVIAADVDAVYNPLPNDAHLPWSEAALRAGKHALTEKPVALNAAQAQALADAARDTGRLHLEAFAYRFQPHVDRVREIATQDLGEIRAVRGLFGFHMTNPDDFRWNADQGGGALLDVGTYPVNLIRLLLGEPAAVTAAARWTPGGVDLGLSGTLEYPHALASLDCGFDWDEGGSTQRLTVIGTRGTLDVDGVFHSHTHDPTTLRVEVGGQTRTEQLGPGNGYARMVAHLQRAARGQEPLRFTPDDAVAQARVLDALLHAARTGQRVPLN